The DNA segment GGTTTTACCTTCCATGCCAGCCCTGAGGTCACCCTGGAACAAGACCTGATCCGCCGCGACCTGACCATCAATGCCATGGCCGAGGATGAGCACGGCAGCCTGTGCGATCCCTACCACGGCAAGACCGATCTGGATAAGCGCGTACTGCGCCACGTTTCCCCCGCGTTTGCAGAAGATCCCCTCAGGGTTCTGCGCGTCGCCCGCTTCGCCGCTCGCTATGCCCCGCTGGGTTTCAGGGTGGCTGAAGAAACCCTTGAGTTGATGCGACAGATCAGCGATTCGGGTGAATTGCAGGCTTTGACTGCCGAGCGCAGCTGGAAAGAGATCGAGCGCGCCTTGATGGAAGATCAGCCGCAGGTATTCATTCAGGTGCTGCGTGATTGTGCTGCGCTAAAACAGCTGATGCCCGAGCTAGATACCCTGTTGGATAGCGACCAGCGAACCTTGGCTGTGCTCGAACAGGCCGCCCTGCATCAGCAGCCCCTGCATGTGCGCTGGGCGTGTTTGACGCATGACCTGGGTGGAGCGATCAAAGCCATCAACCAACGCTTCAAAGCGCCGCGAGAATGCCAGGAGCTGGCCTTGCTCGTGGGTGAATGCCACGGCTATTG comes from the Pseudomonas urmiensis genome and includes:
- a CDS encoding multifunctional CCA addition/repair protein produces the protein MQIYKVGGAVRDRLLGRPVSDVDWLVVGATVEQMQALGYRPVGADFPVFIHPKTGEEYALARTERKSGRGYGGFTFHASPEVTLEQDLIRRDLTINAMAEDEHGSLCDPYHGKTDLDKRVLRHVSPAFAEDPLRVLRVARFAARYAPLGFRVAEETLELMRQISDSGELQALTAERSWKEIERALMEDQPQVFIQVLRDCAALKQLMPELDTLLDSDQRTLAVLEQAALHQQPLHVRWACLTHDLGGAIKAINQRFKAPRECQELALLVGECHGYCQQDYTLSASKLLELLQKFDVYRRPQRFEDYIAACEMIARGRQQLQEQGYPQGAYLRAAAQEAKAVDVKSLVERGLTGQALGEALKAERLAALERLTQA